TACCTTGTAGTAAGGATTTCATTTGCTCATCAGTTGCTTCCACTTGCATTGCTCTTTCAAAATTATCAAGAGCGGGCAAAATATCTGACACAAGACTTTGTGATCTATATTTTTCAGCAGCCTGTTTATCCATTTGGACACGGCGCTTATAATTTTCAAAATCAGCTTGTAGACGTAGTGTGCGACCTTCTGTTTCCGTTAGTTTCGCTTGTAACTCATCTACATTTTCTTGTAAAAGAGCAGCTTCACTTTTTTCTTCTACAGTTTCTTCTACAACTTCTTCACTGTTGTCTAGCGTGACAGCTTCTTCAACTTGCGCTTCTTTCACTTGTTCGTTACGCTCTTCCACAAATTTCACCTCCTTAAAAGGTATTAGGTAACATGCATAGCACGATTACCTAAGCATAGTTTTATATTACACACTGCAATGATAACATTCACCGCTAAAACGTGTGTATTATTTTGATTTATATAATCCGTCTGTAAATTGTCTTGTAAACAATTGTAACAAACTAATTACACGAGAATACTGCATTCTCGTCGGACCTAAAATTGCAATTGTTCCAAGTTGCTCTTCACCAATTGAATACGTTGCAGAAATTAAACTACAATCTTCCATCGCTGTTGAAGAGTTTTCCCTGCCAATTTTCACTTGAATGCCTACTTGTTTATGACGCAAAATATCATAAAACTCAGCTTCATTATCAATCATAGTCAACAAGGATCTTACTTTTTGAATGTCATGGAACTCTGGCTGCGAAAGCATATTTGCTTTTCCTCCAAAGTATATCTTTTCCGATAAAGGAACTTGAAATGTACCATCTAACATTTTTATTGCACTATCATAATTATGAACATACCCACGCAAGACTGTAACAATTTCTTTAAAGATCTTATTATGCAGATCTGCCATCGGTACACCAGATAGCTTCTCGTTTAAAATATTAACCATTTTTTCTAAATCTGATAAATCAACAGATTCCGGAACGGTAATCGTTTTACTTTGTACATGCCCTGTATCCGTTACAATAATAGCGACTGCAGTTTGACGATCAAGCGGCACAATTTGTACATTTTTAAGCTTATTTGTGCTCAATTTCGGCCCAAGAACAATTGCCGTATAACTTGTAAGCTCTGATAAAATTTGAGCAGATTGCTGTGCAACCTTTTCTGCTTCAAAAATTCTTTCAGCAAATAAATCTTTAATCTGTACAATATCTTCGCTCGGTAAATTTTGTGGCGCTAAAAGATGGTCTACATAAAATCGATATCCTTTCTCAGAAGGAACACGACCAGAAGAACTATGCGTTTTTTCAATAAACCCCAATTCCTCTAAATCAGCCATTTCATTTCGAATAGTAGCTGAACTAAACGTAATTTCATCTTTCTTAGCCAACGTCCTTGACCCAACGGGTTGCGCTGATCCAATAAAGTCATCAATAATTGTTTGTAAAATTAAGAGCTGACGTTCCGTAAGCATCTCATCATCACCTCTGTTAGCACTCATTGTCTTCGAGTGCTAAATCTATTAATAACTTACCAAAATTGACATTCAATTGTCAACGAAAACGTCACGAAATAATGAAACTTTTTCATGCCTATCGAACATTTAATTAATCAATTAAAAATGACTGAAACACTTCGTTACCTAATAATTTCCCTTGCCTCGTTAAACAAACATGGTCATCTTTATTTTGAAGTAATCCATGTTCTTGATTGTTTAACAATTGTTTCGCAAAGACTGTATCCATCTCTATACCAAATTTCTTTTGAAACTCTAGCTTCGAAACACCCTTCGTTTTTCGAAGTCCTAAAAACAACTCTTCTTCCATTTTTTCCTTCTCAGTCACTTCATGAACATCTAAATAAGGAAATCCTGTTTCATCAATTTTCGTGAAATACTGCTTGAGCGGTCCTACATTTTGAATACGTTCTCCATTTACATAACTATGCGCTCCAGCTCCAAATCCATAGTACTCTTCATTATTCCAGTATGTGAGATTATGTCTACTTTCATTATCACCTTTTGAGAAATTACTAATTTCATACTGGTTATAACCGTGTTTCTCCATTTCATCCATTACCATTTCGTACATTTTCGCTTCATGGTCTTCACCTGGGAGCCTTAATTTCCCTTTATTCATTAAGTTATAAAACACTGTTTTCGGTTCCACAATTAATGAATATGCTGAGAAATGTTGCACACCGAGCGTAAAGGCAATGTCTAACGTTTCTTTTACATCTTCTATCGTCTGCCCTGGCAGAGCATAAATTATATCTACATTAATATTTGTAAAGCCAACTTCCTGCGCTTCTCGAATTGCTACAAACGCATCCTCCCTCGTATGCTTGCGCCCGATTTTCTCAAGCAGTTCATCACGAAACGTTTGTACACCAAAACTAATTCTGTTCACGCCACCTTCTAACAGTAAGTTCAACTTCTCTTTCGGTAAGTCCCCTGGATTCGCTTCAAAAGTTAATTCACAATTCGGAGCAAACGGACGCAAACGACGATTAATGATATCGAGCAGTTTTTTTGTCTGTTCCATATTTAATGCTGTCGGCGTTCCTCCACCAACAAAAATCGTTTTCATACTATCAAACGGTACTTTTTGAACCGTATTTATTATTTCTTTCTCTAAGTACTCTAAATATTGATCTACCGGTTGGCGTTCAATAAACACTTTATTAAAATCACAATAGTGACAAATATGCTGACAAAACGGAATATGAATATATGCAGCTTGTACCAAATATAACTCCTACCTTTCTAAAAAGAAAACCTCCGCACTCCGGAGGGTTCTCTACTTCTCTAACATATTACGGATTTGTTCCATTCGCATTTTCCCCCAATCATACATCATTTCAACGATTGGTAAAAGTGACGTGCCTAGTTCCGTCATATAATACTCAACACGAGGAGGAATTTCGGGATATACTGTTCGATCAACAATCCCATCTTCCATTAACTCTTTTAATTGGTTCGACAAAACTTTATGAGAAATACTCGGGAATAACCTTTGTAATTCGCTAAAACGATGAGGTCCTTCCACACCGAGGTGCCATAAAATTACAACTTTCCACTTCCCACTAATTATAGAAAGTGTTAATTCTTTCTCACAATTAAAATTGCCGTTTTGTATTTTTTCTTGAATATCTTTCCGAATGTTTTCAGACATTAATAGTCTCCTAACTCTATATCAATAATCACTTTCATTTCTTACACTATAAGTCCCTTTTGACATCATATTCACTATAATTCAGATTTCAAAATACACTCCCATTAACTTTGTTGCAGCAAAGAAGAGAAGTTTCCATCTTCCACACTATTGTAAATGAGAGCAGCTAAGATGTCTAAAAAATACTTATACATAAAAAAGAGAAGCCGCGCAAACGACTTCTACTTTTATTAGTTATCATCCATTTTTAATACAGCCATGAATGCTTCTTGCGGTACTTCTACAGAACCAACAGACTTCATACGTTTTTTACCTTCTTTTTGTTTATCAAGAAGTTTACGTTTACGAGAAATGTCACCACCGTAACATTTTGCAAGTACGTTTTTACGCATCGCCTTAATTGTAGAACGTGCTACAACTTTGTTTCCAATAGTCGCCTGAATTGGCACTTCGAACTGTTGTCTTGGAATTAATTCTTTTAGTTTTTCTACAATTACTTTACCACGATCATACGCTGAATCACGGTGTACAATAAATGATAAAGCATCCACTTGTTCAGCATTTAAAAGAATATCCATTTTCACAAGTTTAGACGGTTTGTAACCGATTAACTCGTAGTCAAATGATGCATACCCCTTCGTATTTGATTTCAATTGATCAAAGAAGTCATATACAATCTCTGAAAGCGGGATTTCATACGTCAATGTAACGCGCGTTTCATCTAAATATTGCATGTCAATGAACGTACCACGTTTACCTTGGCAAATTTCCATTACAGCTCCAACATAGTCGTTTGGAACCATAATCGCCGCCTTTACAAACGGCTCTTCTACGCGATCGATAGACTGTGGATCTGGCATATTAGATGGGTTATCAACAATAATATCTTCACCGCTCGTTAAATAAACTTTATAAATAACACTTGGCGCTGTTGTAATTAAGTCAATCTTGAATTCACGTTCAATACGTTCTTGAATAATTTCCATGTGAAGCAATCCTAAGAAACCACAACGGAAACCAAAACCTAAAGCTTGAGATGTTTCAGGCTCAAATTCAAGAGCAGAATCATTCAATTCTAGCTTTTCTAACGCATCACGCAAGTCGTTATAACGCGCAGAATCGATCGGATATAACCCACAGAATACCATTGGGTTTAATTTACGATAACCTTCTAACGGCTCTGCAGCCGGACGTTTCGCATGTGTAATCGTATCACCAACACGTGTATCGCCTACGTTTTTAATAGATGCTG
The DNA window shown above is from Bacillus clarus and carries:
- the lepA gene encoding elongation factor 4, with product MNKEERAKRQSKIRNFSIIAHIDHGKSTLADRILEKTNALTQREMKAQLLDSMDLERERGITIKLNAVQLTYKAKDGEEYILHLIDTPGHVDFTYEVSRSLAACEGAILVVDAAQGIEAQTLANVYLALDNNLEILPVINKIDLPSADPERVRQEVEDVIGLDASEAVLASAKAGIGIEDILEQIVEKVPAPTGDSEEPLQCMIFDSLYDPYRGVIAYIRVVNGTVKVGDKVRMMATGKEFEVTEVGVFTPKTTQRDELTVGDVGFLAASIKNVGDTRVGDTITHAKRPAAEPLEGYRKLNPMVFCGLYPIDSARYNDLRDALEKLELNDSALEFEPETSQALGFGFRCGFLGLLHMEIIQERIEREFKIDLITTAPSVIYKVYLTSGEDIIVDNPSNMPDPQSIDRVEEPFVKAAIMVPNDYVGAVMEICQGKRGTFIDMQYLDETRVTLTYEIPLSEIVYDFFDQLKSNTKGYASFDYELIGYKPSKLVKMDILLNAEQVDALSFIVHRDSAYDRGKVIVEKLKELIPRQQFEVPIQATIGNKVVARSTIKAMRKNVLAKCYGGDISRKRKLLDKQKEGKKRMKSVGSVEVPQEAFMAVLKMDDN
- the hrcA gene encoding heat-inducible transcriptional repressor HrcA, whose amino-acid sequence is MLTERQLLILQTIIDDFIGSAQPVGSRTLAKKDEITFSSATIRNEMADLEELGFIEKTHSSSGRVPSEKGYRFYVDHLLAPQNLPSEDIVQIKDLFAERIFEAEKVAQQSAQILSELTSYTAIVLGPKLSTNKLKNVQIVPLDRQTAVAIIVTDTGHVQSKTITVPESVDLSDLEKMVNILNEKLSGVPMADLHNKIFKEIVTVLRGYVHNYDSAIKMLDGTFQVPLSEKIYFGGKANMLSQPEFHDIQKVRSLLTMIDNEAEFYDILRHKQVGIQVKIGRENSSTAMEDCSLISATYSIGEEQLGTIAILGPTRMQYSRVISLLQLFTRQFTDGLYKSK
- a CDS encoding winged helix-turn-helix transcriptional regulator, with translation MSENIRKDIQEKIQNGNFNCEKELTLSIISGKWKVVILWHLGVEGPHRFSELQRLFPSISHKVLSNQLKELMEDGIVDRTVYPEIPPRVEYYMTELGTSLLPIVEMMYDWGKMRMEQIRNMLEK
- the hemW gene encoding radical SAM family heme chaperone HemW, coding for MVQAAYIHIPFCQHICHYCDFNKVFIERQPVDQYLEYLEKEIINTVQKVPFDSMKTIFVGGGTPTALNMEQTKKLLDIINRRLRPFAPNCELTFEANPGDLPKEKLNLLLEGGVNRISFGVQTFRDELLEKIGRKHTREDAFVAIREAQEVGFTNINVDIIYALPGQTIEDVKETLDIAFTLGVQHFSAYSLIVEPKTVFYNLMNKGKLRLPGEDHEAKMYEMVMDEMEKHGYNQYEISNFSKGDNESRHNLTYWNNEEYYGFGAGAHSYVNGERIQNVGPLKQYFTKIDETGFPYLDVHEVTEKEKMEEELFLGLRKTKGVSKLEFQKKFGIEMDTVFAKQLLNNQEHGLLQNKDDHVCLTRQGKLLGNEVFQSFLID
- the grpE gene encoding nucleotide exchange factor GrpE, with product MEERNEQVKEAQVEEAVTLDNSEEVVEETVEEKSEAALLQENVDELQAKLTETEGRTLRLQADFENYKRRVQMDKQAAEKYRSQSLVSDILPALDNFERAMQVEATDEQMKSLLQGMEMVHRQLLEALTKEGVEVIEAVGKQFDPHEHQAVMQVEDSEFESNAVVEEFQKGYKLKDRVIRPSMVKVNQ